Proteins from one Niallia circulans genomic window:
- the pssD gene encoding PssD/Cps14F family polysaccharide biosynthesis glycosyltransferase has protein sequence MKTKKKVCLISSSGGHLSQLKQLIPIVDEEEFFLITEKNESTIDLIEKYPTFYLKQQDRRNKLIIFILLFNILKSLLILIKNRPKYIITTGAGVVIPFCLLGKVMGAKVLFIESFAKVNTPTITGRVVYKFADEFFIQWPNLKKYYPKAKYRGTIY, from the coding sequence ATGAAAACGAAGAAAAAAGTGTGTTTAATAAGTTCATCTGGTGGTCATCTTTCACAATTGAAACAATTAATTCCTATAGTAGATGAAGAAGAATTCTTTTTGATTACAGAAAAAAATGAATCTACTATAGATTTAATAGAAAAATATCCAACATTTTATCTTAAACAACAAGATAGAAGAAATAAACTAATAATTTTCATATTACTATTTAACATACTAAAGTCTCTGTTAATATTAATCAAAAATAGACCTAAATATATTATTACTACAGGTGCAGGTGTAGTAATTCCATTTTGTTTGTTAGGAAAAGTAATGGGAGCAAAAGTCCTATTTATAGAAAGCTTTGCAAAAGTTAACACTCCGACAATTACTGGTAGAGTAGTATATAAATTCGCAGATGAATTCTTTATACAATGGCCAAATCTTAAAAAATATTATCCTAAGGCAAAGTATAGGGGGACTATCTATTGA
- a CDS encoding oligosaccharide flippase family protein, which yields MEKFIKKLVGFSLGPVIAAFIAFITIPITTYFIDPSEYGKASMFSLFQTMLGTFLYLGIDQSYAREYHSANNKLNLFQNAVLIPIIISIVGLIIILLFPTQTSLILFDSSQYILPSILFGIMVVAMVVERFILLSLRMQEKALEYSMLNILSKFSILVFTIIFVLFIRRDFLAVVFSTVLGQILADIYLLVRYRKLFSFKGFSIDKSLIKKMIHFGFPILIATSLSSVLNSFDRIALRTWSDFFQIGIFTATQKIAGVITVVQLSFTSFWVPTAYRWYEEGKEIRYFKIVSDSILFCMSILFVFVLIFKDIIIYVLSSGYSEAALIIAFLCLPPIIFTVSETTCLGIVFSRKSYLSIWVGVVAIIPNLIINFLLVPKYGALGAAIATAVSYVFFFITRTYFSNKNGMRFSTTKHNFVFFVLLIISFINIFEDTWVTFFNVGALLIVILTQYSTIKEFIKLNKKRKISKVENLDV from the coding sequence ATGGAAAAATTCATAAAAAAATTAGTGGGATTCTCTTTAGGGCCAGTAATCGCAGCTTTTATTGCGTTTATTACTATACCAATTACTACATACTTTATTGATCCCAGTGAATATGGAAAAGCCAGTATGTTTTCTTTGTTCCAAACTATGTTAGGCACTTTTTTGTATTTAGGTATAGATCAGTCGTATGCGCGAGAGTATCATTCGGCAAATAATAAACTTAATTTGTTTCAAAATGCTGTTTTAATACCAATTATTATATCTATAGTAGGACTCATAATAATTCTGCTATTCCCAACTCAAACATCTTTAATTTTATTTGATAGTAGCCAATATATACTACCATCAATTTTATTCGGGATTATGGTTGTTGCAATGGTAGTTGAAAGATTCATTTTACTATCCTTAAGAATGCAAGAAAAAGCACTTGAATATTCTATGTTGAATATTTTATCAAAGTTCTCCATTTTGGTATTTACAATTATCTTTGTCTTGTTTATTCGCAGGGATTTTTTGGCAGTTGTGTTTTCAACTGTGTTAGGTCAAATTTTAGCAGATATATATTTATTAGTTAGATATAGGAAATTATTTTCCTTTAAGGGATTTTCAATAGATAAATCTTTAATTAAAAAAATGATACACTTTGGCTTTCCTATATTAATAGCCACTTCTTTATCAAGTGTACTTAATTCCTTTGATCGTATAGCACTGAGAACTTGGAGTGATTTCTTTCAAATTGGTATCTTTACAGCTACTCAAAAAATTGCAGGTGTAATTACGGTTGTACAGCTAAGTTTTACCAGTTTCTGGGTACCGACTGCTTATCGTTGGTATGAAGAAGGTAAAGAAATAAGGTATTTCAAAATAGTAAGTGATTCCATATTGTTTTGTATGTCAATTTTATTTGTTTTTGTATTAATTTTTAAAGATATTATTATTTATGTCTTGTCATCAGGTTATTCGGAAGCAGCTTTGATAATAGCATTTTTATGTCTCCCACCAATCATTTTTACAGTAAGTGAGACAACTTGTTTAGGGATTGTATTCTCTCGTAAAAGTTATTTAAGTATTTGGGTAGGAGTAGTAGCTATTATTCCTAATCTAATCATTAATTTCCTTCTTGTTCCTAAGTACGGAGCTTTAGGAGCGGCTATAGCAACTGCTGTATCATATGTATTCTTCTTTATAACCCGTACCTATTTTTCCAATAAAAACGGTATGAGATTTTCAACAACCAAACACAATTTTGTCTTTTTTGTTTTATTAATTATATCTTTTATTAATATATTTGAAGATACTTGGGTAACTTTTTTTAATGTTGGTGCATTGTTAATAGTAATACTTACACAATACAGCACTATTAAGGAATTTATTAAATTAAATAAAAAAAGAAAGATAAGCAAAGTTGAGAATTTAGATGTGTGA
- a CDS encoding glycosyltransferase family 4 protein yields MKIAILCNEAKPVPAVEGGAVETLVDLLIQNNEDSKILDIDVITVHNEKAIIKSENYLNTSFKFIKYNKGLEEKLIFMNKFTKKFKVKFWFHEYLKEAVKVLNQNDYDWIIVENRPIYIKYLKNKLPNKKFALHLHNDTLSVDNYYSKFCLDKYDKILTVSEYITRRVVEVNPKLKEKVVTLLNRIDTNKFGGTIFNKDSIREKYNITDEEKIILYHGRIIKEKGVLELIKAFNLANAKQKKLKLIVIGEVSGSKYFERRIAEEINKGQENRIIMTGYVDHELLPQYLNSSDIVVLPSLWNEPFGLTIVESMAMEKPVISVNVGAIPEIILEDCGILVNKDEDLVTNLAQAIYNLSENSELMRKFGENSKKRAISNYNSVDYLKDLVMLLD; encoded by the coding sequence ATGAAGATAGCTATCTTGTGTAATGAAGCAAAGCCAGTACCAGCTGTTGAGGGAGGAGCAGTAGAAACGTTAGTGGATTTACTAATTCAAAATAATGAAGATAGTAAAATTTTAGATATAGATGTAATTACTGTGCATAATGAAAAGGCTATTATTAAAAGTGAAAATTATTTAAATACTTCCTTTAAATTTATTAAATATAATAAGGGTTTAGAGGAAAAACTAATCTTTATGAATAAATTTACTAAAAAGTTTAAAGTTAAGTTTTGGTTTCATGAGTATTTAAAGGAAGCAGTAAAAGTATTAAATCAAAATGATTATGACTGGATAATAGTTGAAAATAGACCGATTTATATTAAGTATTTAAAAAATAAACTTCCTAATAAAAAGTTCGCATTACATTTGCATAATGACACACTGAGTGTTGATAATTATTATTCAAAGTTTTGTCTTGATAAATACGATAAAATTCTGACAGTAAGTGAATATATTACAAGGAGAGTAGTAGAGGTTAATCCTAAACTAAAGGAAAAGGTGGTAACTCTATTAAATAGAATCGATACTAATAAATTTGGTGGGACAATATTCAATAAAGATTCCATTAGAGAAAAATATAATATTACTGATGAAGAAAAGATCATACTATATCATGGCAGAATTATAAAAGAAAAAGGAGTTTTGGAATTAATCAAAGCTTTTAATTTAGCTAATGCAAAACAAAAAAAATTAAAATTAATTGTCATAGGAGAAGTATCTGGGAGTAAATATTTTGAAAGAAGAATAGCAGAAGAAATTAATAAAGGGCAGGAAAATAGAATAATAATGACGGGATACGTAGACCACGAATTATTGCCCCAATATCTTAATTCTTCAGATATCGTTGTGTTACCTTCGTTGTGGAATGAACCATTTGGATTGACTATAGTGGAATCAATGGCTATGGAAAAACCAGTGATTTCAGTGAATGTTGGTGCTATTCCAGAAATAATATTAGAGGATTGTGGGATATTAGTAAACAAAGATGAGGATTTGGTAACTAACTTGGCTCAGGCCATATATAATCTTAGTGAAAACTCTGAACTAATGCGGAAATTTGGGGAGAATAGTAAAAAAAGAGCCATATCGAACTATAATTCAGTGGATTATTTAAAGGATTTGGTGATGTTGTTAGATTGA
- a CDS encoding glycosyltransferase → MDILMISNMYPNKENPSYGIFVEKSVEMLESEGINIQKIVMYKTTGKIKKILSYILFYFKIIYGLIFGTYDILYVHYASHSAIPIILGKILKRNIVIYTNVHGSDVIPEKFVHRVLQIPTRKLIGISDVVIVPSNYFKDIVKNKYKARTVYISPSGGVDRHVFKPQERKFKEYGLKEEKKYIGFIGRIDYEKGWDDLINAFALLDSSLVENWELIIVGSGKQNNDLSTLISEKKLNEKVKRFDLLPHNKLSEVYNLLDVFVFPTRRAGESLGLVGLESLSCGIPVIGSKIGGLREYIIDKENGLLYEAGNVKELAQTLEEYMHYSHDVISEMKKKSIESSNDYDKDNVKKHFVKIFKQVGGII, encoded by the coding sequence ATGGATATATTAATGATATCAAACATGTACCCTAATAAGGAAAATCCATCATATGGAATATTTGTGGAAAAATCAGTAGAAATGTTAGAATCTGAGGGTATTAATATCCAAAAGATAGTAATGTATAAAACAACTGGTAAAATAAAAAAAATTCTAAGTTACATTTTATTTTATTTTAAAATTATTTATGGATTAATCTTTGGTACATACGATATTCTGTATGTACATTACGCTTCGCATAGTGCTATTCCAATTATTCTTGGTAAAATTTTAAAAAGGAATATAGTTATTTATACTAATGTACATGGAAGTGATGTGATTCCAGAAAAGTTTGTACACAGAGTATTACAAATTCCTACAAGAAAACTAATAGGGATTTCTGATGTGGTCATTGTACCATCAAATTACTTTAAAGACATAGTGAAGAATAAATATAAGGCAAGAACAGTGTATATCTCACCTTCTGGTGGAGTCGATAGACACGTATTTAAACCTCAAGAAAGAAAATTTAAAGAGTATGGTCTTAAGGAAGAAAAAAAATATATTGGCTTTATAGGAAGAATTGATTATGAAAAGGGCTGGGATGATTTAATAAATGCATTTGCTTTGTTAGATAGTAGTCTAGTCGAAAACTGGGAATTAATTATTGTTGGAAGTGGTAAGCAAAACAATGACTTATCCACACTGATTAGTGAGAAAAAGTTAAATGAAAAAGTAAAAAGATTTGATTTGTTACCACATAATAAATTAAGTGAAGTTTATAATTTATTAGATGTTTTTGTTTTTCCGACAAGAAGAGCAGGAGAAAGTCTTGGTTTAGTTGGATTAGAGTCTTTAAGCTGCGGCATACCGGTTATAGGAAGTAAAATTGGTGGATTAAGAGAATATATAATTGATAAGGAAAATGGTTTGCTATATGAAGCAGGAAATGTAAAAGAACTAGCACAAACTTTAGAAGAATATATGCATTACTCCCATGATGTAATAAGCGAAATGAAAAAAAAATCAATAGAGTCATCTAATGATTACGATAAAGATAATGTAAAGAAACATTTTGTAAAGATATTTAAGCAAGTTGGTGGAATAATATGA
- the pssE gene encoding PssE/Cps14G family polysaccharide biosynthesis glycosyltransferase, whose product MIFVTVGTQKFQFNRLFKELDKLKEEYEIKEEIIAQIGVSDYVPANYNYVKFVDGDTINRYMETCSLLITHSGTSSIIQGLRLNKKVLVVPRLAEFGEHVDNHQVEIAKTFEDAGYVEVVNDISNLGDKLQILEEKEYEEFSSDNTELLSSVREFIGIF is encoded by the coding sequence TTGATCTTCGTAACAGTTGGTACTCAAAAATTTCAATTCAATAGATTATTTAAAGAACTTGATAAACTTAAGGAAGAATATGAAATTAAAGAAGAAATTATAGCTCAGATTGGAGTTTCAGATTATGTACCGGCAAATTATAACTATGTTAAATTTGTTGATGGAGATACGATTAATAGGTATATGGAAACCTGTTCTTTATTAATTACTCATTCTGGTACTAGTTCTATAATACAAGGATTGCGTTTAAATAAAAAAGTTTTGGTAGTTCCAAGACTTGCTGAGTTTGGTGAACATGTTGATAATCATCAGGTTGAGATAGCTAAAACATTTGAGGATGCGGGATATGTTGAAGTTGTTAATGACATATCTAATTTAGGTGATAAGCTTCAGATTTTAGAAGAAAAAGAATATGAAGAGTTTTCTTCTGATAATACTGAATTGCTATCGTCTGTTAGGGAATTTATAGGGATTTTTTAA
- a CDS encoding O-antigen ligase family protein, whose product MMHINNSLFPGADLYDGIESKAGKLRLNIYERIFVFIYLLIPLVDSVNGYFLLNNISTPISIGQLYRFLITFLFLLVIFKFAKKIDFYKFLFFSMVLVMLQFVYFFKHANLSGMFFDISNIIKLLFIIITIEGYRALYKSGKIRGIIIVRILKISIFTFPISILIPKLLGVGFTAYSNGGGYSAFYNANNDLNIVLIILLIFSLELVFQGIRNKDKKNVLYIIGLLLIITVTLLVGSKSSMAFSVISILIYSFRSIKSNSVLKNFNLFLLISLVAFVLIRLSYLFQNEINGIIERNKYFFNKSENILGFLLSGREIFLENAYYSFINSEHIITRLIIGVGSYAKNLELGQLLNTGTKVIEMDIFDIFFAYGLIGTILIYSYFIIIFIKACKIEFVYKYLYLSVFVFSTIVGHVLFSALSGSFLAIICCMFISSSGNKKFERDT is encoded by the coding sequence ATGATGCATATTAATAATTCATTATTTCCGGGTGCAGATTTATATGATGGCATCGAAAGCAAAGCTGGCAAGTTAAGATTGAATATTTACGAACGTATATTTGTATTTATTTATTTACTAATCCCTCTTGTTGATAGTGTGAATGGTTACTTTTTACTTAATAATATTAGTACGCCTATATCAATAGGACAATTATACAGATTTTTAATAACATTTCTATTTTTGTTAGTGATATTTAAGTTTGCTAAAAAAATAGATTTTTACAAATTTCTGTTTTTTAGTATGGTTCTGGTAATGCTACAGTTTGTATACTTTTTTAAACACGCAAACTTAAGTGGAATGTTTTTTGATATTTCTAATATTATAAAATTGTTATTTATTATTATTACCATTGAAGGCTACAGGGCATTATATAAAAGTGGAAAAATAAGAGGTATTATTATTGTTCGTATTTTAAAAATTAGTATCTTTACATTTCCTATTAGTATATTAATACCTAAGTTGTTAGGTGTTGGTTTTACAGCATATTCTAATGGTGGTGGATATTCAGCATTTTACAATGCTAATAATGATTTAAATATTGTATTAATAATATTATTAATTTTTTCTTTAGAATTAGTATTTCAAGGGATAAGGAATAAAGATAAAAAAAATGTTCTCTATATTATTGGGCTTTTACTTATAATAACAGTAACCTTACTTGTTGGTTCAAAATCTAGTATGGCATTTTCTGTTATTTCAATCTTAATTTATTCATTTAGAAGTATAAAAAGTAATTCTGTTCTTAAAAATTTCAACTTGTTTTTATTAATAAGTTTAGTTGCGTTTGTTCTAATTAGATTAAGTTATTTATTTCAAAATGAAATAAATGGGATCATTGAACGAAACAAATACTTTTTTAATAAGTCAGAAAATATTCTAGGCTTCTTACTAAGTGGAAGAGAGATTTTTTTAGAAAATGCTTATTACTCTTTTATTAATTCTGAGCACATAATAACTAGGTTAATTATAGGTGTAGGTTCATATGCTAAGAATTTAGAGCTGGGTCAGCTCTTGAATACAGGCACAAAGGTTATAGAAATGGATATATTCGATATATTTTTTGCTTATGGATTAATTGGAACAATACTAATATATTCCTATTTCATAATCATTTTCATTAAAGCTTGTAAGATTGAATTTGTTTACAAATATTTGTATCTTTCAGTTTTTGTATTTAGTACTATCGTTGGCCATGTCTTGTTTTCTGCACTATCAGGCAGCTTTTTGGCTATTATCTGTTGTATGTTTATAAGTAGTTCAGGGAATAAAAAGTTTGAGAGAGATACATAA
- a CDS encoding sugar transferase, producing the protein MSLSNNPKEDEKYVYLRFPNSRLETNSKGYTYAKRSIDILCSLLGIIVLLPLFILVGILIKVEDNKGSVFFSQTRVGKNEKLFTMYKFRSMVSNAEEMLEELREQNEASGAMFKIKHDPRVTKIGRFIRKTSIDELPQLFNVLKGDMSLVGPRPPLPEEVQEYTAYHKQRLLVVPGCTGLWQVSGRSNVGFEEMVEMDLTYINMRSVRNDFKIIMRTFYTVFAKNDAY; encoded by the coding sequence TTGTCGTTATCGAATAATCCAAAGGAAGATGAAAAGTATGTGTATCTACGTTTTCCAAACTCTAGATTGGAAACCAACAGTAAAGGTTATACATATGCAAAAAGAAGTATTGACATTTTATGCTCATTACTAGGGATTATAGTATTATTACCATTATTTATCTTAGTAGGGATTTTGATTAAGGTGGAAGATAATAAAGGGTCAGTATTCTTTTCTCAAACAAGAGTTGGAAAAAATGAGAAACTATTCACTATGTATAAATTTCGTTCAATGGTAAGTAATGCGGAGGAAATGTTAGAAGAATTGAGAGAGCAAAACGAAGCATCAGGAGCAATGTTTAAAATAAAACATGATCCTAGAGTTACTAAAATAGGGAGATTCATTCGGAAAACAAGTATTGATGAATTACCACAATTATTCAATGTATTAAAAGGTGACATGAGTTTGGTTGGGCCAAGACCACCATTGCCAGAAGAGGTACAAGAATATACAGCTTACCATAAGCAAAGATTACTGGTAGTACCAGGTTGTACAGGTTTATGGCAGGTAAGTGGCAGAAGTAATGTGGGGTTTGAGGAGATGGTTGAAATGGATTTGACTTATATAAATATGCGTTCTGTAAGAAATGATTTTAAAATAATTATGAGAACATTTTATACGGTTTTTGCAAAAAATGATGCATATTAA